The proteins below come from a single Asanoa ferruginea genomic window:
- a CDS encoding PadR family transcriptional regulator: MTAVFSHGRLRLYLLKLLDDGPKHGYELIRLLADRFHGTYSPSAGTIYPRLARMETEGLVTHTAAGGRKTYAITDGGRAELRQRAGELAALEQDINASVADLAAEIQAEVRGATRDLKRELREAARQTRRGSWSVDAPVVGPYPGTDPRDDFDRRLVAFTDEVRGIVRRGRFSDDQLRTASRLLDGVLDGLRRMQR; encoded by the coding sequence ATGACGGCCGTGTTCAGCCACGGGCGGTTGCGCCTTTACCTGCTCAAGCTGCTCGACGACGGCCCGAAGCACGGCTACGAGCTGATCCGGCTGCTGGCCGACCGGTTCCACGGCACCTATTCACCCAGCGCCGGCACGATCTACCCGCGGCTGGCCCGGATGGAGACCGAGGGCCTGGTCACGCACACCGCGGCCGGTGGCCGGAAGACCTACGCGATCACCGACGGCGGCCGCGCCGAGCTGCGGCAGCGGGCCGGTGAGCTGGCCGCGCTGGAACAGGACATCAACGCCTCGGTCGCCGATCTCGCCGCGGAGATCCAGGCGGAAGTACGCGGTGCCACCCGCGACCTCAAGCGCGAGCTGCGCGAGGCGGCCCGGCAGACCCGGCGCGGATCATGGTCGGTCGACGCGCCGGTGGTCGGGCCCTACCCCGGAACCGACCCGCGCGACGACTTCGACCGGCGGCTGGTGGCGTTCACCGACGAGGTGCGCGGGATCGTCCGCCGTGGGCGATTCAGTGACGACCAGCTCCGCACCGCCTCCCGCCTGCTCGACGGCGTGCTCGACGGGCTCCGGCGGATGCAGAGGTAA
- a CDS encoding response regulator transcription factor, producing the protein MAAPQTEARLLVVEDDPNILELLSASLKFAGFDVSTATSGSSAVSAAKDRRPDLVVLDVMLPDLDGFEVIRLMREGGTRTPVVFLTARDATDDKIRGLTLGGDDYVTKPFSLEELTARIRAVLRRTTAGDQSASRLTFADLELDEETHEVYRAGQRVQLSPTEFKLLRYLMLNANRVLSKAQILDHVWNYDFRGDDNIVESYISYLRRKIDNGQPRLIHTLRGVGYVLRKPTA; encoded by the coding sequence ATGGCCGCACCACAGACCGAGGCGAGACTCCTCGTGGTCGAAGACGACCCCAACATTCTTGAGCTGCTCTCAGCCAGCTTGAAGTTCGCGGGCTTCGACGTGAGCACCGCGACGAGCGGCAGCTCCGCGGTCAGCGCGGCCAAGGACCGCCGCCCCGACCTGGTCGTCCTCGACGTCATGCTGCCCGACCTCGACGGGTTCGAGGTGATAAGGCTGATGCGCGAAGGCGGGACCCGCACCCCCGTGGTGTTCCTGACCGCGCGCGACGCCACCGACGACAAGATCCGGGGCCTGACCCTCGGCGGCGACGACTACGTCACCAAGCCGTTCAGCCTCGAAGAGCTGACCGCCCGCATCCGGGCCGTGCTGCGCCGCACCACGGCCGGCGACCAGAGCGCCTCCCGCCTCACGTTCGCCGACCTCGAGCTCGACGAGGAGACCCATGAGGTCTACCGCGCCGGCCAGCGGGTCCAGCTTTCCCCCACCGAGTTCAAGCTGCTGCGCTACCTGATGCTCAACGCCAATCGGGTCCTGTCCAAGGCGCAGATCCTCGACCACGTGTGGAACTACGATTTCCGCGGCGACGACAACATCGTGGAGAGCTACATCTCCTACCTGCGTCGCAAGATCGACAACGGACAGCCGCGGCTGATCCACACCCTGCGTGGCGTCGGATACGTTCTGCGCAAGCCAACGGCCTGA
- a CDS encoding sensor histidine kinase: MLAPLRGTPLRVKLVAAVLALVTAALLVIGAASTFFLRNYLLDQVDGNLRSLNNNVQALLRDNIQFAVGDNAFAVASTPAQPTLNDLSSKPSQLFTPDGPDLPQNYAGLQQELQKHHTDPYTIKAIGSQTRWRVLMVQPQDSNAIVAVGFNLSDVDHTVKQLLWIDGLAGGTVLIVLATLGAGIVRSNLKPLRQIERTTVAIAAGDLSQRVPDPEPGVDEPKTELGRLSRALNAMLTQIETAFAARAESETAARDAAFAAQASEARALRSEERMRQFVADASHELRTPLTTIRGFAELYRQGAAGPPEDTARLVRRIEDEAARMGLLVEDLLLLARLDRERPLSLSPVELRVLASEAVQAAGAMAPQRHIAIDVAPRAGALVVRADDARLRQVLGNLLTNAIIHTPPDAEISVRLRSDGDYAIVEVVDTGQGLSADQAERVFERFYRADAARRRDREATSTGLGLAIVAALVRAHGGNVEVDSVPGQGSTFRVRLPLATGGGDDEHDGPDNHGGPDSPAGHNGNGTDPDRHSQTTLSPAPGPSQSGGER, translated from the coding sequence ATGTTGGCCCCCCTGCGTGGCACACCGCTGCGCGTCAAGCTCGTCGCCGCCGTGCTGGCGCTCGTGACGGCCGCCCTGCTCGTCATCGGGGCGGCCAGCACCTTTTTCCTGCGCAACTATCTGCTCGACCAGGTCGACGGCAACCTGCGCAGCCTCAACAACAACGTGCAGGCGCTGCTCCGCGACAACATCCAGTTCGCCGTCGGCGACAACGCGTTCGCGGTCGCGTCGACCCCGGCGCAGCCCACGCTCAACGACCTGAGCAGCAAGCCGAGCCAGCTCTTCACGCCCGACGGGCCCGACCTGCCGCAGAACTACGCAGGCCTTCAGCAGGAGTTGCAGAAGCACCACACCGACCCCTACACGATCAAGGCGATCGGCAGCCAGACCCGCTGGCGGGTGCTGATGGTGCAGCCGCAGGACAGCAACGCGATCGTCGCGGTCGGCTTCAACCTCTCCGACGTCGACCACACCGTCAAACAGCTCCTCTGGATCGACGGCCTGGCCGGCGGCACGGTGCTGATCGTCCTCGCCACGCTCGGCGCCGGGATAGTCCGGAGCAACCTGAAACCGTTGCGCCAGATCGAGCGCACCACGGTGGCGATCGCGGCCGGTGACCTGAGCCAGCGCGTGCCCGACCCGGAGCCGGGTGTCGACGAGCCCAAGACCGAGCTCGGCCGCCTCTCCCGGGCGCTCAACGCGATGCTCACCCAGATCGAGACCGCCTTCGCCGCGCGGGCCGAATCGGAGACCGCTGCCCGCGACGCGGCCTTCGCCGCGCAGGCGTCGGAGGCACGGGCGTTGCGATCCGAGGAACGCATGCGGCAGTTCGTCGCGGATGCCTCTCACGAGTTGCGTACGCCGTTGACCACCATCCGTGGCTTCGCCGAGCTCTACCGGCAGGGCGCCGCCGGCCCGCCGGAAGACACCGCACGCTTGGTCCGTCGGATCGAGGACGAGGCGGCCAGGATGGGCCTCCTGGTGGAGGATCTCTTGCTGCTCGCCCGGCTGGATCGGGAGCGACCACTGTCGCTGTCCCCGGTCGAGCTGCGCGTGCTGGCCAGCGAGGCGGTGCAGGCGGCCGGCGCGATGGCCCCGCAGCGACACATCGCGATCGACGTGGCGCCGCGCGCCGGTGCGCTGGTGGTGCGGGCCGACGACGCCCGGCTCCGCCAGGTGCTCGGCAACCTGCTGACCAACGCGATCATCCACACCCCGCCCGACGCCGAGATCAGCGTCCGGCTCCGCTCCGACGGCGACTACGCGATCGTCGAGGTGGTCGACACCGGCCAGGGCCTCTCGGCCGACCAGGCCGAACGCGTCTTCGAACGGTTCTACCGGGCCGACGCCGCCCGGCGCCGCGACCGGGAGGCCACCAGCACCGGCCTCGGGCTGGCGATCGTGGCCGCTCTGGTCCGCGCGCACGGCGGCAACGTCGAGGTCGACAGCGTGCCAGGACAGGGCTCGACCTTCCGGGTACGCCTGCCGTTGGCCACCGGCGGTGGCGACGACGAACACGACGGTCCCGATAACCACGGTGGCCCCGACAGTCCCGCGGGCCACAACGGCAACGGCACGGATCCGGACCGGCACTCTCAGACAACGCTCAGCCCGGCCCCAGGCCCGTCGCAGAGCGGTGGGGAAAGGTAA
- a CDS encoding lysophospholipid acyltransferase family protein: MSLWRPQNECGTDCLLTPDEPGQAPKAVQVLRFVRLIGALLVGGLLVPVLPLLTERGRDRAGRAWARLTLAALGVRLRLRGRPPKNRALVVANHVSWLDIVALQAVAPGRMLAKVEVKRWPLFGALAASGGTIFVDRARPKTLPDTVADVAAALRAGAVVTVFPEGTTGCGSEVGTFRPAMFQSAIDAGARVVPVVLRYGSPAASFIGDETLWSSVRRVLAMPELVASVTIAPALHPEPAASRRALARVAQAAIGTPVFAAAAPARVEVEPQPVPLALAA; this comes from the coding sequence ATGAGCCTCTGGCGGCCGCAGAACGAGTGCGGCACCGACTGCCTGCTGACGCCGGACGAACCCGGGCAGGCGCCGAAGGCGGTGCAGGTCCTGCGGTTCGTCCGGCTGATCGGTGCGCTGCTGGTCGGCGGGCTGCTCGTGCCGGTGCTGCCGCTGCTCACCGAACGCGGCCGGGACCGGGCCGGGCGGGCCTGGGCCCGACTGACGCTGGCCGCGCTCGGCGTGCGGCTGCGGCTGCGCGGCCGGCCACCGAAGAACCGCGCGCTGGTGGTGGCCAACCACGTCTCCTGGCTCGACATCGTCGCGCTCCAGGCCGTGGCACCGGGCCGGATGCTGGCCAAGGTCGAGGTGAAGCGCTGGCCGCTGTTCGGCGCGCTGGCCGCGTCGGGCGGCACGATCTTCGTCGACCGGGCCAGGCCGAAGACCCTGCCCGACACGGTGGCTGACGTGGCCGCCGCGCTCCGCGCCGGCGCCGTGGTCACCGTCTTCCCGGAGGGCACCACGGGCTGCGGCTCCGAGGTCGGCACGTTCCGCCCGGCGATGTTCCAGTCCGCGATCGACGCGGGCGCGCGGGTGGTCCCGGTCGTGCTGCGGTACGGCAGTCCGGCGGCCTCGTTCATCGGCGACGAGACACTCTGGAGCTCCGTACGCCGGGTGCTCGCCATGCCCGAACTGGTCGCGTCGGTGACCATCGCGCCGGCCCTGCACCCGGAGCCCGCCGCGTCCCGCCGGGCCCTGGCCCGGGTGGCTCAGGCGGCCATCGGCACGCCGGTGTTCGCCGCCGCCGCGCCGGCCCGTGTCGAAGTCGAGCCGCAGCCGGTGCCGCTGGCTCTGGCGGCATAG
- a CDS encoding cyclic nucleotide-binding protein yields MTVVETRVSVWEALAGRAPGQPVGPHDPGMWAAVVERLNPARARPVLRAGIEQAELISVRGVPYVMLRSPDDRGGACYLRLTPEEWQLATLMDGTRTVARLVAEFARIGGRLAPDQVTRVVADLAANRMLAELPVDAFRPLSKVHRRPWPLRLGRALLAFAQGRRTVVANIDPLVGFLYRAGGRLLFHPAVVALLGTVALVGLVAFGWTWWHGEESIFLTGGSYATGAAVLLGLNVLALACHEFGHALATKHAGRRVPAAGFLVYFGIPSVFVDTTDVWMAGRRARMTTTAAGPAAGLVLAGTASLVGVLVPEAAPWMFKLAFAWYLNALFNLNPFLALDGYYLLMDWLEIPNLRARGLTFVVSRLRRRPPRWSQLDREGRLVALYGTVAVLWLAIAVNLGWRIWTDRVAGLTIGLWRSGWPARVLLFVVVCGLAAPLVYLAFGWVAGQVRALRRRIESRRRDLDAPRRLDALRASALGRLPGAALADLAAVATWVRPRTGQQLVFAGAAQRAVYVVVDGAVEARRPDDPSGLVRQRLGAGGVVGLASALSGAPAALGWHTAGTTLLSLPSSAVSRAIGPIPGPPPGEWDEADRLFGEAPALHALSAEDRMGLVSAARPALLAPGDPVTLNGATDAVVIESGTVTLPDGTELRRGTLIGPIGDGPGGTVATARTPTRLWSVPALSGTPLLLGADPNALARASAAGAGPRVGVHPVTGYPPLAAPPGPPPVIDENVDGRFERRLWWLVSLLLLLALLLTATNFIPGPAWAEMPADRALLAATRGTADVDVNGQAVKLSSGDKLYVTEGDRVHLRDRSRAELTFRGGAVTVLCAGSSIDVGPLWSEGDRRTVPHGEVRLTDGRVLVDTASTRSTFRPLALSVDASGAKLTNDGEAWYQASAGGASSVSKGRVLADDQLQPATDAALDCGDGREVPRPAGPTEEPTPSDEPTPSELPSPTATPTPTATPPVDDNGGDNGNGGNPPPGNPPPGNPPPGNPPPATRPPVTRPPTTPPTSPADTNDPPEITWRNDPGGTIDQQIGGESSCGRNGTSAGASVVVTDDNDPEQALKVTVSWSGFDSGSDAMSWDGPFFGTIGPVPYTGKPNDGGTLSIKVTATDSEGESSTISGTDITVAPCDFQNPPS; encoded by the coding sequence GTGACGGTCGTCGAGACCCGGGTGAGTGTGTGGGAGGCGCTGGCCGGGCGGGCGCCTGGGCAGCCGGTGGGCCCGCACGACCCCGGCATGTGGGCGGCCGTCGTCGAGCGGCTCAATCCGGCCCGGGCCAGGCCCGTGCTGCGCGCCGGCATCGAGCAGGCCGAGCTGATCTCCGTACGCGGAGTGCCCTATGTGATGCTCCGGTCCCCCGACGACCGCGGCGGCGCCTGCTACCTGCGGCTGACGCCGGAAGAGTGGCAGCTCGCGACCCTGATGGACGGCACGCGCACCGTCGCCCGGCTGGTCGCTGAGTTCGCCCGCATCGGCGGCCGGCTCGCGCCCGACCAGGTCACCCGGGTGGTCGCCGACCTGGCCGCCAACCGGATGCTCGCCGAGTTGCCGGTCGACGCGTTCCGCCCGCTGTCCAAGGTGCACCGCCGGCCGTGGCCGCTGCGGCTGGGCCGCGCGCTGCTGGCGTTCGCGCAGGGCCGGCGCACGGTGGTCGCCAACATCGACCCGCTGGTCGGCTTCCTCTACCGGGCCGGCGGGCGCCTCCTTTTCCACCCGGCGGTCGTCGCGTTGCTGGGCACCGTCGCGCTGGTCGGCCTGGTCGCATTCGGCTGGACGTGGTGGCACGGCGAAGAGTCGATCTTCCTGACCGGCGGCTCCTACGCGACCGGCGCGGCCGTCCTGCTCGGGCTCAACGTGCTCGCGCTGGCCTGCCACGAGTTCGGCCACGCGCTGGCCACCAAGCACGCCGGCCGGCGGGTTCCGGCGGCGGGCTTCCTCGTCTACTTCGGCATCCCGTCGGTCTTCGTCGACACCACCGACGTCTGGATGGCCGGCCGCCGCGCGCGGATGACCACCACGGCCGCCGGTCCCGCCGCGGGGCTCGTGCTGGCCGGCACCGCCTCGCTGGTCGGCGTCCTGGTGCCGGAGGCGGCGCCGTGGATGTTCAAGCTGGCCTTCGCCTGGTATCTCAACGCGCTGTTCAACCTCAACCCCTTCCTCGCGCTCGACGGCTACTACCTGCTAATGGACTGGCTGGAGATCCCCAACCTGCGTGCCCGGGGTCTCACCTTCGTGGTCAGCCGGTTGCGCCGCCGCCCGCCGCGCTGGTCGCAGCTCGACCGCGAGGGCCGGCTGGTCGCCCTCTACGGCACGGTCGCCGTGCTCTGGCTCGCCATCGCGGTCAACCTGGGCTGGCGGATCTGGACCGACCGGGTCGCCGGGCTGACGATCGGCCTGTGGCGGTCCGGCTGGCCGGCCCGGGTCCTGCTGTTCGTGGTCGTCTGCGGGCTGGCCGCACCGCTGGTCTACCTCGCGTTCGGCTGGGTCGCCGGTCAGGTCCGCGCGCTGCGCCGGCGGATCGAATCGCGCCGCCGCGACCTCGACGCACCGCGCCGGCTCGACGCGCTGCGGGCCTCGGCCCTCGGCCGGCTGCCCGGCGCGGCGCTGGCCGACCTGGCGGCGGTCGCGACCTGGGTCCGCCCGCGCACCGGCCAGCAACTCGTCTTCGCCGGCGCCGCCCAGCGCGCGGTCTACGTCGTGGTCGACGGCGCGGTCGAGGCGCGCCGGCCCGACGACCCGTCCGGCCTGGTCCGGCAGCGGCTCGGCGCCGGCGGCGTGGTCGGCCTGGCCAGCGCGCTGAGTGGGGCACCGGCCGCGCTCGGTTGGCACACCGCCGGCACCACCCTGCTGTCCCTCCCGTCTTCGGCGGTATCCCGGGCGATCGGCCCGATCCCCGGCCCGCCACCGGGCGAATGGGACGAGGCCGACCGGCTCTTCGGCGAGGCGCCCGCGCTGCACGCGCTGAGCGCCGAAGACCGGATGGGTCTGGTCTCCGCCGCCCGGCCGGCCCTGCTCGCACCGGGTGACCCGGTCACGCTCAACGGCGCCACCGACGCGGTGGTCATCGAGTCGGGCACCGTGACCCTGCCCGACGGCACCGAGTTGCGCCGCGGCACGCTGATCGGCCCGATCGGCGACGGCCCCGGCGGGACCGTGGCCACCGCCCGCACGCCCACCCGGCTGTGGTCGGTGCCGGCGCTGTCGGGCACCCCCCTGCTGCTCGGTGCTGATCCCAATGCTCTGGCGCGAGCCTCCGCGGCCGGTGCCGGCCCGCGGGTCGGTGTCCACCCGGTCACTGGCTACCCGCCGCTCGCCGCGCCGCCCGGGCCGCCGCCGGTGATCGACGAGAACGTCGACGGCCGGTTCGAACGCCGGCTCTGGTGGCTGGTCTCGCTGCTCCTGCTGCTCGCGCTCCTGCTCACCGCCACCAACTTCATCCCCGGGCCGGCCTGGGCCGAGATGCCCGCCGACCGGGCACTGCTCGCGGCCACCCGGGGCACCGCCGACGTCGACGTCAACGGCCAGGCGGTGAAGCTGTCCTCCGGCGACAAGCTCTACGTGACCGAGGGCGACCGGGTGCACCTGCGCGACCGCTCGCGGGCGGAGCTGACCTTCCGCGGCGGCGCGGTCACCGTGCTCTGCGCCGGGAGCTCGATCGACGTCGGTCCGCTGTGGAGCGAGGGTGACCGGCGCACCGTGCCGCACGGCGAGGTGCGGCTCACCGACGGGCGGGTGCTGGTCGACACCGCGAGCACGCGGAGCACGTTCCGGCCGCTGGCCCTGTCGGTCGACGCGAGCGGCGCGAAGCTGACGAATGACGGCGAAGCCTGGTACCAGGCCAGCGCCGGCGGCGCCAGCTCCGTCTCCAAGGGTCGGGTGCTGGCCGACGACCAGCTCCAGCCGGCCACCGACGCGGCGCTCGACTGTGGCGACGGCCGCGAGGTGCCGCGCCCGGCCGGGCCGACCGAGGAGCCGACGCCGAGCGACGAGCCGACCCCGTCGGAGCTGCCGTCACCGACCGCGACACCGACGCCGACGGCCACGCCGCCGGTCGACGACAACGGCGGCGACAACGGCAACGGCGGCAACCCGCCGCCCGGGAACCCGCCGCCGGGCAACCCACCTCCTGGGAACCCGCCGCCGGCCACCCGCCCACCGGTGACCCGTCCGCCCACGACCCCACCCACGTCGCCGGCCGACACCAACGACCCGCCCGAGATCACCTGGCGCAACGATCCTGGCGGCACGATCGACCAGCAGATCGGTGGCGAGTCGTCGTGCGGCAGGAACGGCACGAGTGCCGGCGCGTCCGTCGTCGTCACCGACGACAACGATCCGGAGCAGGCGCTCAAGGTCACGGTCTCGTGGAGCGGGTTCGATTCCGGCAGCGACGCGATGTCGTGGGACGGCCCGTTCTTCGGAACGATCGGCCCGGTGCCCTACACCGGCAAGCCCAACGACGGTGGCACGCTGTCGATCAAGGTGACGGCGACCGACTCCGAAGGCGAGAGCAGCACGATCTCGGGCACCGACATCACCGTCGCGCCCTGCGACTTCCAGAATCCGCCTTCATAA
- a CDS encoding DUF4097 family beta strand repeat-containing protein, with protein MSNSWTVDEPRQIVIETPFERVDVDLFSGRVNLVGGDDGRARVDVNRIGRNPVIVEVVDRTLVVRHNRRPRFPGVLWWLGQIRRRFRVDVSIGVPRSTAAHVRLVDGAVVAAGLRTDTEVDLTSGRITLMGLGGRTRAKVVSGPVEALGVDGDLSLRTVSGELILADSAADRVEMTTVSGSVTCDLDNAHHRELRLHTTSGSVTVRVRQDADLAVDLHTQSGQITTAFAGLGAEKHGASQHRRGVLGPGTGKLWATTVSGSIALLARPVDDDEETPE; from the coding sequence GTGTCCAACAGTTGGACCGTCGACGAACCGCGTCAGATCGTCATCGAGACGCCCTTCGAGCGGGTCGACGTCGACCTCTTCTCCGGCCGGGTCAACCTGGTCGGCGGTGACGATGGCCGCGCACGGGTCGACGTCAACCGGATCGGGCGCAACCCGGTGATCGTCGAGGTGGTCGACCGTACCCTCGTGGTCCGGCACAACCGCCGTCCGAGGTTCCCCGGCGTGCTCTGGTGGCTCGGGCAGATCCGCCGCCGGTTCCGGGTCGACGTCTCGATCGGCGTGCCCCGCTCGACCGCCGCCCACGTGCGGCTGGTCGACGGCGCGGTGGTCGCCGCCGGCCTGCGCACCGACACCGAGGTCGACCTGACCTCCGGCCGGATCACCCTGATGGGGCTGGGCGGGCGCACCCGGGCCAAGGTCGTCTCCGGGCCGGTCGAAGCGCTCGGTGTCGACGGCGACCTGAGCCTGAGGACCGTCTCCGGCGAGCTGATCCTCGCCGACAGCGCGGCCGACCGGGTGGAGATGACGACCGTCTCGGGCTCGGTCACGTGTGATCTTGATAATGCCCACCACCGCGAGCTGCGGCTGCACACCACCTCCGGCAGCGTCACGGTGCGGGTCCGCCAAGACGCCGACCTGGCCGTCGACCTGCACACCCAGTCGGGGCAGATCACCACCGCTTTCGCGGGACTGGGCGCGGAGAAGCACGGCGCTTCGCAGCACCGGCGCGGCGTTCTCGGGCCGGGAACCGGCAAACTCTGGGCGACGACCGTTTCCGGCAGCATCGCCCTGCTGGCCCGGCCGGTCGACGACGACGAGGAGACGCCGGAATGA
- a CDS encoding trypsin-like peptidase domain-containing protein, with translation MTEHENPRRSDPERGAEPAAESDAPQAPRPEGTEQPTAYQPAAEQPTAYQPAADQPTAYQPAAEQPTAYQPAVEQPTAQQPSVPQPVSGTPVTGQPQSPWQPPASHYPQPGPGYPQAGSAPGYPSYSYPSGQQPGYGQPGYGAAHAADAGQTYPGQPHPGQAHQPHGTPIPWTGPGGPGGPPPGQPWQQSPGPHRPNRVGRWIAAAAVALVLLLGAGLVGGVIGAAINGNDKDNAASRAAAAPVINRSSLAEIAQKVEPSVVSITTSTGEGSGVVLTADGYVLTNNHVVASASGDTVTVVFDNGKRTTASIVGTDPKTDLAVVKASGVSGLSPVKFGDSAAMQVGDTVLALGSPLGLQGSVTAGIISAKDRTIRTQSEDQQQSPFPSGDQQQTATSLSGLLQTDAPINPGNSGGALVNTNGEVIGINTAIATSGQGNGSIGVGFAIPSAKAEQVSQALRNGDKISHPALGVSVTENENGGGALVSGVTANSPAAKAGLQQGDIVSNFGGQTINTSDDLVSAVQSHKVGDQVQLTYSRNGSEKTATVTLAEAS, from the coding sequence ATGACCGAGCACGAAAACCCCCGGCGATCCGACCCCGAGCGGGGTGCCGAGCCGGCCGCCGAATCCGACGCGCCGCAGGCGCCGCGGCCGGAAGGCACCGAGCAGCCGACCGCCTACCAGCCGGCCGCTGAGCAGCCGACGGCCTACCAACCGGCGGCGGACCAGCCGACGGCCTACCAGCCCGCGGCAGAGCAGCCGACGGCCTATCAGCCCGCGGTGGAGCAGCCGACCGCGCAGCAGCCCTCCGTCCCTCAGCCGGTCAGCGGCACGCCCGTCACCGGGCAGCCGCAGAGCCCGTGGCAGCCGCCGGCGTCGCACTACCCGCAGCCGGGCCCGGGCTACCCGCAGGCCGGTTCCGCGCCGGGCTACCCCAGCTACAGCTACCCGTCGGGCCAGCAGCCCGGCTACGGCCAGCCCGGTTACGGCGCGGCGCACGCGGCCGACGCGGGCCAGACCTACCCGGGCCAGCCGCACCCAGGTCAGGCACACCAGCCGCATGGCACGCCGATCCCGTGGACCGGCCCCGGCGGTCCGGGTGGGCCGCCGCCCGGCCAGCCCTGGCAGCAGTCGCCCGGCCCGCACCGCCCCAACCGGGTCGGTCGCTGGATCGCGGCGGCCGCCGTGGCCCTCGTGCTGCTGCTCGGCGCCGGTCTGGTCGGCGGCGTCATCGGCGCCGCGATCAACGGCAACGACAAGGACAACGCCGCCTCCCGCGCCGCCGCCGCACCGGTGATCAACCGGTCGTCGCTCGCCGAGATCGCGCAGAAGGTCGAGCCGAGCGTCGTCTCGATCACCACCAGCACCGGCGAGGGCTCCGGCGTCGTGCTCACCGCCGACGGCTACGTGTTGACCAACAACCACGTCGTGGCCAGCGCCAGCGGCGACACCGTCACCGTGGTCTTCGACAACGGCAAGCGGACCACCGCGAGCATCGTCGGCACCGACCCGAAGACCGACCTGGCCGTCGTCAAGGCCAGCGGCGTCTCCGGCCTGAGCCCGGTCAAGTTCGGCGACAGCGCCGCGATGCAGGTCGGCGACACCGTGCTCGCCCTCGGCAGCCCGCTGGGCCTCCAGGGCTCGGTCACCGCCGGCATCATCAGCGCCAAGGACCGCACCATCCGCACCCAGTCGGAAGACCAGCAGCAGAGCCCCTTCCCGAGCGGCGACCAGCAGCAGACGGCCACCTCCCTGTCCGGCCTGCTCCAGACCGACGCGCCGATCAACCCCGGCAACTCGGGCGGCGCGCTGGTCAACACCAACGGCGAGGTGATCGGCATCAACACCGCGATCGCCACCTCGGGCCAGGGCAACGGCAGCATCGGCGTCGGCTTCGCGATCCCGAGCGCCAAGGCCGAGCAGGTCTCCCAGGCGCTGCGCAACGGTGACAAGATCTCGCACCCGGCCCTCGGCGTCTCGGTCACCGAGAACGAGAACGGCGGCGGTGCCCTGGTCAGCGGCGTCACCGCCAACAGCCCGGCCGCCAAGGCCGGCCTACAGCAGGGCGACATCGTCAGCAACTTCGGTGGCCAGACGATCAACACTTCGGACGATCTGGTGTCGGCCGTCCAGTCGCACAAGGTCGGCGATCAGGTGCAGCTCACCTACAGCCGGAACGGGTCGGAAAAGACCGCAACCGTGACGCTCGCTGAAGCGTCATAA